GTGGTGGTCTTCTCTTcttgggagggtggggggaaggactTTGTAGTTCTTGACTAGCAGCGGGATCTATACAAAGCTGCTTCAGGAAAACGGCTTTTGTCCGAACGGGGTAAATGCAATAGAGCGCACTGGGCTGCGTGTCTAAGCCTGGGCCTCGGTCCCGCTGCTGCGTGGCGGGGGGCTGTTGGCCTTCCCCCGGCACCTCGGTCGTGCCGGGGAAACTGCTGCCCCCCAATTCGTGTCTCTGTCTTGAGGAGTCGTGTGGGACCTTTCCCCCCTCGCCCCCAGTTTAATGGTTTGGTGATTTTTCTACTAGATGTCTAGCGTGTGTAAATACCTCTaaatctttccattttctctcAGTATTCTCCTTGATTATTGTTTACAAaagtaagagggaaaaaaaaaaaaaggaattaaaaaatagcCAAAGCATCTAATAGGTTATGGACCAGGGAGACAGGATCTTCTCTGCGTACTCTGCCTTGCAACTCTGTGTGGGGATACGAGCTCTGTAACCATCCCTGTCCTTGGCTGAAGCCAACAGCAAAGGGGCTTCGAGAATCACTCAGGTTTCCTCCGGGGCCGGCGTGGCCCCGGGATCCAAGCAAACAGGGATTTTTATCTGTGAACGGAAGCCACGCGGGAGAGGATGGGATTGATTCGCGTCTTCTCGTTGCTGTTTGCCGCCGTGGCCCTTCCGTATCTTGCCAATAATTAAGTAAATTGCTGCATCATCACGCACCCTGCCCACGCTCGGCTTGCAGGCGCTGGGCACTATGCATTTCGGGCGGACGAGGCCGCGCGCtcggggccccgccgcgccgcgggagCGCTGGGACGCATGAGGCGAAGCTGTCCCCCCGCGAGCCAGCGTCTCCCCGGCGCGAAGAGCCTGGAGTCACAAGATTTGTCTGCGAGGAGACGGAAGAATGTAATCCGTGTTTACTGCTAGCAACCAAAGCTTGTTTGGGGCAAACTCTTGAATTTTTATgaagtgggagggagggagggcagagccggGGCGGCTGCTCGGGGTGACCCCCAGCCGCGATTTCCAAAGGGATTTCCTGCTGGGGTCCCTGCGGCAAGACCCCCCCCTGCTCCTGTTGCTGCAggttttcccccctccttttttttttttttaatttgtttttgtaCCAACTATGTAAAATGTGGGGtttgttcttttctgtaaaaaaaaatataataaagacCACGGGCAATGGCTGCTGGTGGAGTTCTGTGTGTGGTTACGCTGTTTTTCCCTCCagtgggtgctgcggggggagGGAGCCAGGTACCTCCCAatcaccctgccctgcccacctACTCCCAGGACCCCCCTAgccaccctgccctgcctgcccacccctAGGACCCCCTcagccaccctgccctgcccacacacccccaggagccccccaaccacccccaggaccccctcgGCCACCCTGCCCTGACCGCCTACCCCCAGGaaccccccagaaccccccagcCACCGTGCCCTGCCACCGTGCCCTGCCCAcacacccccaggaccccccgcagccaccccgcCCCGGCCCTTCCAGGCCGCCCCGGTCCCGCTCCCCGGTACCAGctgccgcccccctccccgcgcatGCGCGCAAACCCCGCCTcctgccccgccccgcggcgTCGGCGCCTGCGcgcagcggggcgcgggcgggtGACGCAGCGGGTGACGCAGGCGGAAGGGctcgtcaccctcagggggaggCCGAGGCGGCGCCGGGCGAGGTaacgggcggcggggccggggctcgccTCCGGCAGCGGGGCGGCCTCTCGGGGGCGGGGGGCGTCTCCTTCCACCGGGACCCCCCCAGAGGCAGCCGGGGGTGCCCCGGGCCCGGGCAGGGCCGGTCTCAGCGGGAGCGGGCGGTCCGGGGGGGCAGCGGCCTCCGGGGGGGCCGTGAATCCTCCTGGCAGCGCCCGCTGGGCCGGGCCTCAGCGAGCGGCGGCCTCCCCGGTGCTGCGCCCCGGGCCCGGAGGCGGGGGGGTGCTCCGGGACGCCGGTTTGCCGCGCCGGCTGCATGCGATCCCGATCGCTGTTCCAGCCAAAGGCGGCTCCGGGCCGGGGCGGGTGTTCAGCCCGGGCTGCTCCAGGGGAGCGTCCAGAGCCGCGGTGGCAGAGCCCGAGGGTCAGCGTTCCTCGCCTGAGCGCTCTGTGGGCAGGCACTGCTTCCCgagggggaggcaggggaggCCTGCACAGAGCGTCAGTGCGATGGGTGCAGTTCGGGTCTGCGCCGGTCCCGAGCTGGGTACcgggtggctggagctggagtgtGGCCCCCACAGCGctctcttcagagctgctttgcCCACGTCTCTCAGGGTTCCTCTGCAAGAGAACTGACGATGAACAGGGAAGGTCAGCAAGCTCTTGTATCTCCCTGGCTCAAACCAGCCGTTGGTATTTGCTGTGCAGATAATATGGTAAAAACCCCAACGTTTTTACAGCTCCAGGGGCTGACGTTCTCTCAttgtgaaggaaaagaaataccAGTGGTGACACAAGCGCGGGGTAGTCGGTGATGTGGGTGGTTGCTTCGTTGGGAGGATttccaccagctccagcacaaaAGCACGGAAGGTGGCTTTGCGTGGCCACCGCCCCGGAACTCTCCTGGTGGCAGCCCAAGCTGCGGGGCTGTGCTCGCTCACCAGCCAGTTCGGCTGGAGGATCTGGGAATAGCTTTTTTTCCTAACAGCCAGCTACTGCAGAATCCACTGTCGCGGCATGCAGCTGGAAAACTCCAGAGCTCGTTCCTGAGCTCCCCCGTAGTCTGCTTATCGAAGTACTTGCACAGATGGTAAAACGGGCTCCAAGGCAGCTAGTCAAAGCTTGTTTTTCCAAGGTGATGGTCTGTAGCGTTGCTTTGGGCTCAGACAGAATCTTCTGTACCTCTAACCCCTTTATTTTCATCTTCctattgaaaaagaaaaggagctcTTGGTAAAACATGTCGTGGATCAAAGAAGGCGAGCTGACCATCATAGAGAGATTTTGTGCCAACATCATTAAGGTAAGGAATGACTTCGGTTACCGGTGGTAAAGAGCTGGTGGGTTCATCAGGGTTCAGAGCGGGACTGTCTCTGCGACTGCTCCGCTCTAGAAGGGCAGGGATGCTAGCAAGGGTACGTGTTAATGCTGGCACTGGGTGTGCATCCCTAAACAGCATTCGAGGATGGAAAATTACTTAAGCCGAGTCTTGCGAatgagcagggctgcaggcagtgcTTGCCAGTAATGAGCTTACACTCCCAGGCTTCCATGTTCTGTGCCCTTGCTGATGGAGGCAGGGCATGGGAGGAGGGCGAGAAGCAAGATGGTCGGGTTATGAGTCTGAGAAATGAAACTGAGTTTTTGCTGAGTAGACTGGCAGCTCACCAGTTCCAGGAAAATTCCGTCCTTGCTCAGCAGAGTCCTGAGactggtgctgctgccctgctctcgGAAGGATCTGGGCAGACCTCATGATGTCAATGGAAATGAATACTCCTCTTAGGTGGGGGGAAGTCTCgtgacttgttttgttttctcttaagtTAATTGTCTGTGAAAATGCCCTTGAACTCAGAAATAAAACCCACTTACACTTAGGGCAGCATAAGACTGTGCGCACCCTCCACCGTGGCTGCGGAGAGGTCGcagtggcagggctgctctctccaCTGAGTGCCACAGTTCTCTGTAGCGTGGTAGAAATGGGGAGGGCAAAGCTGCCTCTCAGTTCAGGCAGTTATCAATGCTGATGCGCTTCTTAGAGAGCCTAAATGAGGGTTAATGAACAGGTAACTCACATCTTTCTTGTTCCAGACTTTCGGTGGGAAGCACTCCTAGAAATAGGTGGtgctgccatgaacagggaccaAAGTCTGCGATGCAAGAGGCCGGCTTGGCTGTTCGCTGTCtggtctgttgtgttcctccGTATTTTCTAGGCAGGTCCGATGCCCAAGCATGTTGCCTTCATCATGGACGGCAACCGCCGCTACGCCCGGAAGTGTCATGTGGAGAGACAGCAGGGGCATTCGCAAGGCTTCGATAAGCTGGCGCAGGTGGGGAGGATGTTTGCTGCCTTAAAGTTGTGCATTGAAACCTCGAGCTGTGTTCACCAGCTGATTTTTTACCACTTGGCTGGTGTGTTGTGTTCCTTTTCTTCGCTGGAGTCGGGTCCGTGCTTGGAGCTGACATTACTCGTCGGGGTTCCCAGCTTcagctcctctctctctcttcctgttATCTGCAGAGTCACTCTAATcagctatttttttctcccctctgttttACACTCGATTAAAATATCTGCCTTGCAGATCTTGAAGCTTTTAATTCTGTGAAGCAGGTTGAATTTCTTTGAAAAGATTTTGAAAGGTATGATCTTATATACCTTAGAATATTATCTGCAAGAAGTGCTTTCCCGGGCTGGATTAGCCCCATATCTGTTGTGGATTCACATCCTTAGATAGTGAgattttcctcctgttctttaaCATGAAGCTGAAATTCTCATCAGGTGGGTTGCATTGTCAGCTCTTGATGCTTGTTTCTTTTGATCCAGTCTTAGCATAGTGGGAAAAGACAGGAAGGTTTTAGCAGTGGAGAAGCTGGGTCTCGCTGACCTGTCTGATTGTCTGAGTCTGCCTACCTGACTTTTGTTTTCCATTATATTTTGTCTTCTCGCAGACACTACGGTGGTGCTTAAATCTGGGCATTCGGGAGGTCACTGTTTATGCCTTCAGTATTGAGAACTTTAAGCGCTCCAAGGAGGAGGTGGATGGACTAATGGATCTGGCAAGACAGAAATTTAGCCGCCTATTGGAAGAGCAGTAAGAATCCTCTCATGTCTGGGTTGCACAGGGTGGAACTAAAGCGGAACGTGATTAAGAGGTGTTACAGAGATGTTGGTGGCTGAGAAAATGGATGAAATTATGGAAGCTGTTCTCCACCTCCAGCCAGAGATTTGTGTTGAGGGGCTCTGCCTGCATGGATGGGGAAGTGCAGTCCCCAAGCACACCGGATTCGTGTCCGTATCATACAGCTAACGGTGCAACAACCCTGTCCAGACCGTGGGGATAGTACAGCTTTCAGATGAGCACGGCACAATCAGAAGTTCCTGCTTGGCACTAGAGTGCTAGATGCCTTGTTTTCAGGAAGTGTCAAAGCCTTGTCTTCAATTCTGTCATGGTATTCTTGGCAGGTCGAGTTTAGCTTGGTAACTTGAGACTTTTACTTGTGGGCACACGGTGTGTTAAGTCacgtgctggagctggagagCTAGTTCAACCTATTGTGTGTAGATGGGACTGGTACAGATCTGAGTGAGCAGGGAGCGGTGTTACAGTGCCCCGGTGCGCAGTGGCTGTGTGTGTTTCCCCACGCCTGACTGGTGCTGAGTGGTGCATGGAGGGGGTGCTTATCCGGCTGAAGTCAATTTGAAAGGCAGTGAGGGGGTGCAGCTGGAAGAATGGGAGGGCGGGGGTAGCGTGTGTGCACGAGAAGCAGCTGGGAAGATCAGGGCTGTCTGAGCACTGCAGTACGCTGTGATGCAAAGAGGCTGTTTCTGTGGTTCACACCCGGTGCGGCCCTTCATCAGGGAGGTCGTACCACCAGTCAGAGAGCAGCACGAGCCTGTAGGATCCCACGGGGTGTCCTGTCTGCTCAGAATAATGCTACAGCAGGCACAGATGGCTTCCTATCTCATCTGACGTAAATCTAACACCCTCATTCAGTATTCTTTTCTTACACCAGAGAGTAGTTGTGCTGCTCTGTGGGTGACCGTTAGTCACCTCAATTTTTGATTAGTTATAGGTGGCCGGAATCTATGATTGTACTATAAGTTTTCCGTAAGGATTTTCATAACTTCAGGTAGGAATGCCTCATCTGTGATCATTTTCTAGTCCTTTGGTTATGTCTGTACCTCAGGAACCTGGATGGGGAATGATCCATTTCCTTTTATGGAGTGGTTTGGGATGATCAAATCTAAGCCAGCTGTGAGCACCTGAAAACCATTtggttatttttcccttttctaattGTTAGTTTTGCTGAAGCTATGCTTGCTACAGGCCTGCTGTTTTCATTTGGTAGATGTCACGCAAGGCAAACATGGCACGTGTGCAGTAGGGACTGATCTGTTTTCTGCAATCCTCACTCTTGTTGTTGGGTATAGGGAGAGCTTGAAGAAGCATGGTGTGTGTATCCGTGTCCTCGGGGACCTGCCACTTCTGCCCTTGGATATTCAGGAGCTGATTGCCAAATCTGTGCTGGCAACTAGGAACTACAACAAGTAAGTAACGCACAGCCTCACGGCTTCCTCTTCAACCTGAAGGCTGAGGCTTGGCAGACAtgagacacctttttttttttttttttgctttgtcctacaaacacacacaactgTTGTAGATATTCTTCTTTCTGTCATCTGCTGGACCTTCCTTAGGTTAGTCTTTCAGTTATTTCTCCTCTTTTCAGATGCTTTCTAAACGTCTGCTTTGCATACACGTCGAGGCATGAAATCAGCAATGCTGTCAGGGAGATGGCATGGGGGGTGGAACAAGGACTGCTCGAGCCCAGGTAACTCTTGTGTTGCTGCGTGAGGTTTCGTAGTTGAAGACTGCCTGTCTTACCTCCTACGCTTTATTAATAACCTCTCAGAAACCGAGTGGCTTTTAAATAGATCTCATTAAACCGGTATGACTGGAACAAATGACTTAAAGTTACTATGCAatgtttggtttttattattgcagttaCCATGGTGATAGATACACAACCAAGACAGAAGAGAAATTAGGTCTGTGTCTTAAGTTAGTTTAAATTTGAAGGCAGATTTTATGCCACAACAATTGACTGCTTGGCTGGCAGTCTTAGCTATGAGGTCAAACAACAGATGAATCATGAATACTGAACCGTTCCTCCACCCTGGAGGAGATGGAGTAGTTAGCACTCTGCTCTCTGCTCCAGATGGAAGTCCTCACAGTCTGGTTCCACCACTGTATTGTTTCAAAGAGCATGGGGGGGATGCTGTGGGGGCCGAAAGAGCATTTGTAATAGCCTGTGGCGCAGACAGCAAATTCCATCAGAAGCAAGTTAATGACTGGCTGTGGTACAGCACCACCGCCCAGCTTTAATCTGCAGTCCTGTGTTGCTGAAAAACCCTCAGTAGTTCTGGTGTAGTAGTGCCACCTCCATTGGGTCAGGAAAGTGATCTTAATAAGATGCATCTGTCTTTCTTAGTGATGTGTCTGAATCGTTGCTTGATAAATGTCTGTACACCAGCAACTCCCCTGACCCAGACCTCCTGATTCGAACCTCTGGAGAGGTTCGGTTGAGTGACTTCTTGCTCTGGCAGGTAAAGCCTGTTTTCTTATTGAAATATTCCATTTTTGTGTCGGAGGGTGTTCTGCTGACTCCAGGCATGAACTGACACGAGGGCTCTTAAACTCTCTCTGCCAGTGGTTAGGTAACTCCCTAGATGGACGGAGTGCTGGGACGCCTCTGAGGAATCTGTTTCTTGCAGTTCCGTGATTGCCTAAAATACCTTGCAGCACAAACCTGGAAGTGTATCATCCTGAAAATGCTTAATAAGAAATCACAAATTAGTCTAGCTGACAGCAGTCAAGGAAatagataggacaagggggaatggctgtaaactaaaagagggcagatttagatattaggaagaaattcttccccgtgagggtggtgaaacactggcccaggttgcccagagaagctgtggctgccccctcccttgcagtgttcaaggccaggttgtatggagctctgggcaacca
The Opisthocomus hoazin isolate bOpiHoa1 chromosome 17, bOpiHoa1.hap1, whole genome shotgun sequence DNA segment above includes these coding regions:
- the DHDDS gene encoding dehydrodolichyl diphosphate synthase complex subunit DHDDS, with amino-acid sequence MSWIKEGELTIIERFCANIIKAGPMPKHVAFIMDGNRRYARKCHVERQQGHSQGFDKLAQTLRWCLNLGIREVTVYAFSIENFKRSKEEVDGLMDLARQKFSRLLEEQESLKKHGVCIRVLGDLPLLPLDIQELIAKSVLATRNYNKCFLNVCFAYTSRHEISNAVREMAWGVEQGLLEPSDVSESLLDKCLYTSNSPDPDLLIRTSGEVRLSDFLLWQTSHSCLVFQSVLWPEYSFWNLCEAILRFQMNYSALQKARDSYVEETRRQQMERDQTYVMEKLQQEGFGSHGDSRRRQTLLQKCTAMREERIQGFLQALEHKRANFFERLCMVSA